The following proteins come from a genomic window of Planctomycetota bacterium:
- a CDS encoding RtcB family protein → MSTQPTHHQLVPTGEATALLPVAGGKHKPIPVIGTEAIRRTFDDLCLQQAVNSSRAPGVDAFVLNPDAHCGYGAPVGCTMASASHIYPGPVGVDIKCSMSLLQLDAPADAINDRRTRRALIDAICERVPTGAGKGQRHATKSRRVSSELGRIVAVEGASPLVCDELGIPADWPQRCEDAAHVGHDDTTDALANRLDQMISTGRFPNFADKMRQLGSYGGGNHFGECEIVHVEPGERHVAEVFGLRDGHVAFLSHCGSRGFGHNLAMGQFRSLQEKFEMWATPFPGSDRELVYAPLGTDEADAYLDDMAMGANFATVNHMLINALVLEAFQEVLPGVTGRLVYFISHNIARKEVVDNRVMWVMRKGATRAFPAAHHALAGTPFAQTGHPILLPGNPQAGSAVMVADPGAAASLYSVNHGAGRVLGRRNAKRVLNQQAVDQSFTDHDILTNCRQYPLDEAPDAYKDFNEVLRSVKTAGLATEVARLKARFVIKDADKADD, encoded by the coding sequence ATGAGCACTCAGCCGACGCATCATCAACTCGTGCCGACCGGTGAAGCGACCGCCCTGCTGCCCGTCGCCGGCGGCAAGCACAAGCCCATCCCCGTCATCGGCACCGAGGCGATCCGCCGCACGTTCGACGACCTTTGCCTTCAGCAGGCGGTCAACTCGAGCCGCGCCCCCGGCGTCGATGCGTTCGTGCTCAACCCCGATGCGCACTGCGGCTACGGCGCGCCGGTCGGGTGCACCATGGCGTCCGCATCGCACATCTACCCCGGCCCCGTCGGCGTCGACATCAAGTGCTCCATGTCGCTGCTTCAGCTTGATGCGCCTGCCGATGCGATCAACGATCGACGCACCCGCCGCGCTCTGATCGACGCGATCTGCGAGCGCGTGCCAACCGGCGCCGGCAAGGGGCAGCGTCATGCGACCAAGTCCCGCCGCGTCAGCTCCGAGCTCGGCCGCATCGTCGCCGTCGAGGGCGCTTCGCCGCTCGTGTGCGACGAGCTGGGCATTCCCGCCGACTGGCCTCAGCGCTGCGAAGACGCAGCCCATGTCGGCCACGATGACACCACCGATGCGCTTGCCAATCGACTCGATCAAATGATCTCGACCGGCCGCTTCCCGAACTTCGCCGACAAGATGCGTCAGCTCGGCTCCTACGGCGGGGGCAATCACTTCGGCGAATGCGAAATCGTGCATGTCGAACCCGGCGAGCGTCACGTCGCCGAAGTGTTCGGCCTGCGCGACGGGCATGTGGCGTTCCTCTCGCACTGCGGTTCGCGCGGCTTCGGGCACAATCTGGCGATGGGCCAGTTCCGCTCGCTGCAGGAGAAGTTCGAGATGTGGGCGACGCCGTTCCCCGGTTCGGACCGCGAGCTGGTCTACGCGCCGCTCGGGACGGACGAAGCGGATGCGTACCTGGACGACATGGCCATGGGCGCGAACTTCGCCACCGTCAATCACATGCTCATCAACGCCCTCGTGCTCGAAGCGTTCCAGGAAGTCCTTCCGGGTGTCACCGGCCGCCTCGTGTATTTCATCAGCCACAATATCGCCCGTAAGGAGGTCGTCGATAATCGCGTCATGTGGGTCATGCGTAAGGGCGCGACGCGCGCCTTCCCCGCCGCTCACCACGCCCTCGCCGGCACGCCCTTCGCCCAGACCGGCCACCCGATCCTCCTGCCGGGCAACCCGCAGGCCGGTTCCGCCGTCATGGTCGCCGACCCCGGCGCCGCCGCGTCGCTCTACTCCGTCAACCACGGCGCCGGCCGCGTCCTCGGCCGCCGCAACGCCAAGCGCGTCCTCAACCAGCAGGCCGTCGATCAATCCTTCACCGACCACGACATCCTCACCAACTGCCGCCAATACCCCCTCGACGAAGCCCCCGATGCCTACAAGGATTTCAACGAGGTCCTGCGCAGCGTCAAAACCGCCGGCCTCGCCACCGAAGTCGCCCGCCTCAAAGCCCGCTTCGTCATCAAAGACGCCGACAAGGCGGATGATTGA
- a CDS encoding RNA 3'-terminal phosphate cyclase: MLTIDGSIGEGGGQVLRSAVGMAAALGVGVRVEKIRAGRGKPGLMRQHLTAVRAAARVCGAQVTGDEVGSTAISFMPGAVTAGRYEFAVGTAGSATLVLQTVLPALLTAEGVSELTLEGGTHNPMAPTFDFLAKVFVPAIEQMGPRVEVNLERHGFYPAGGGRMTVRITPSAQLKPIEMLERGPVTNRMARVLVANLPGHIANRELKVVGRLTGWDETCMRYEFVKDSHGPGNVLILELECGQVTEMFTGFGMEGVPAESVAESTVREMRRYMASQAPVGRHLADQLLLPMVLAAHTGGISRFRSGPLSRHALTQIDLLRAFTNAKIDITHLSDQSDQVTVSDHR; encoded by the coding sequence ATGCTGACGATTGACGGTTCCATTGGTGAAGGCGGGGGTCAGGTGTTGCGTTCGGCGGTGGGGATGGCTGCGGCACTGGGGGTGGGGGTGCGCGTGGAGAAGATTCGTGCGGGGCGGGGGAAGCCGGGGCTGATGCGGCAGCATTTGACGGCGGTGCGGGCGGCGGCGCGGGTGTGCGGGGCGCAGGTGACGGGCGACGAAGTGGGATCGACGGCGATTTCGTTTATGCCGGGCGCGGTGACGGCGGGACGGTACGAGTTCGCGGTCGGCACGGCGGGCAGCGCGACGCTGGTGCTTCAGACGGTGCTGCCGGCGCTTTTGACGGCGGAGGGGGTCAGCGAACTGACGCTCGAAGGCGGAACGCACAATCCGATGGCGCCGACGTTCGATTTTCTGGCGAAGGTGTTCGTGCCGGCCATCGAGCAAATGGGGCCGCGGGTTGAGGTGAATTTGGAGCGGCACGGATTCTACCCGGCGGGGGGCGGACGGATGACGGTCCGGATCACGCCCAGCGCGCAGCTGAAGCCCATCGAAATGCTGGAGCGCGGCCCGGTGACGAATCGCATGGCGCGGGTGCTTGTCGCCAATCTGCCGGGGCACATCGCCAACCGGGAGCTGAAGGTCGTGGGCCGGCTGACGGGATGGGACGAAACCTGCATGCGATACGAATTCGTCAAGGACTCGCACGGGCCGGGCAATGTGCTGATCCTCGAATTGGAATGCGGCCAGGTCACGGAAATGTTCACGGGGTTCGGCATGGAAGGCGTACCGGCAGAGTCCGTCGCGGAAAGCACGGTGAGGGAAATGCGCCGCTACATGGCTTCCCAAGCGCCGGTTGGAAGACACCTGGCGGACCAGCTTTTATTGCCCATGGTTCTGGCGGCCCACACCGGAGGGATCAGCCGCTTCCGCAGCGGTCCGCTCAGTCGGCACGCACTGACGCAGATCGATCTGCTCCGCGCCTTCACGAACGCCAAGATCGATATAACGCACCTGTCCGATCAGAGCGATCAGGTAACCGTATCCGACCATCGCTAA
- a CDS encoding HD domain-containing protein, producing MNGFSQTAFVSDAIGIAVKAHAGAVDKAGSPYILHPLRVMLAQQDDNARIAGVLHDVVEDTDVSFDDLAAAGIPPAVLDALRLLTHDGTPYEQYIERLKSNPIARAVKLADLQDNMDVRRLPEVTERDAKRLTKYIKAWRLLMS from the coding sequence ATGAACGGCTTCTCTCAAACCGCGTTTGTTTCTGATGCCATCGGCATCGCAGTCAAAGCCCACGCCGGCGCCGTCGACAAAGCCGGATCACCATATATACTCCATCCCTTGCGTGTCATGCTCGCCCAGCAGGACGACAACGCACGAATTGCCGGCGTGCTCCACGATGTGGTCGAGGATACCGATGTTTCGTTCGATGACTTGGCCGCCGCGGGGATCCCGCCGGCGGTGCTTGACGCATTGCGTCTACTCACGCACGACGGTACACCCTACGAGCAATACATCGAGCGATTGAAATCGAATCCCATCGCCCGCGCGGTGAAGTTGGCTGATCTACAAGACAACATGGATGTTCGCCGGCTGCCGGAAGTCACTGAGCGTGATGCCAAACGACTGACGAAGTACATCAAGGCCTGGCGATTGTTAATGAGCTGA